A window of the Natronospira proteinivora genome harbors these coding sequences:
- a CDS encoding phosphatase domain-containing putative toxin encodes MYLSIDSLPMPALKGVLGLSRCPGTGDLIMSTGHRRLHDDLRAISDWGAVGLLTLNEQTELSWLGLSDLPSQAHAMGLAWWHCPIPDFCAPGRAFESAWQSAGQAIWEELAAGHRITIHCLAGLGRTGTVAARLLIEQGVEPETAIRQVRQARPGAIQSEDQFKYLMAQKWK; translated from the coding sequence ATGTATCTGAGTATTGACAGTCTGCCCATGCCAGCACTGAAGGGCGTGTTGGGCTTGAGCCGTTGCCCTGGTACCGGTGATCTGATTATGAGTACCGGACATCGCCGTCTTCATGACGATCTCCGGGCCATTTCCGACTGGGGGGCAGTGGGCCTTTTGACCTTGAACGAACAGACTGAACTGTCCTGGCTGGGTCTCTCCGATTTGCCCTCGCAAGCTCACGCCATGGGGTTGGCCTGGTGGCATTGCCCTATTCCGGATTTCTGTGCTCCCGGCCGAGCCTTCGAATCCGCCTGGCAGAGCGCCGGGCAGGCGATTTGGGAGGAGCTGGCTGCCGGGCACCGCATTACCATCCATTGCCTGGCAGGCTTGGGGCGCACCGGTACGGTGGCCGCCCGATTGCTGATTGAGCAGGGTGTTGAGCCGGAAACGGCTATTCGGCAAGTCCGACAGGCCAGGCCTGGGGCGATTCAGAGCGAGGATCAGTTTAAATACCTGATGGCGCAGAAATGGAAATAG